The region CCAAATATGTTGTAGGAATCGAAATAAATGCCAACCATATACGGTCTAAATCAGACGGTGTTGTTACGGCCGTCGGAATACCAATCCATAAAGGGAAAACAACCATGGTATGGGAGATAAAAATAACTGATGAAAACGGAACCTTGATTTGTGCGTCAAGATGTACAGTCGGAATATTTCCCAAATCCATATAAAGCAGTTCGGCAGTCAATCACTTGTGAACATAGAATTTTTTAATAGTCTGAAGGATGTACCGATTTTGGTACATCCTTATTTTTTGAATTTATGAAATGTTGCGAAATAGGTACAGCGAGGGGCGGTTCAATTGCGGCATGTCGTAACAAAATTGCTCTATTCTTAATGTTTATTGCTGTTGGCATAAAAATTGCTTTTGCATATACCGAGTTTACTTACATGCAGTAGCAATATTTTGCAGATGCCAATATTAAAGTTGTGTTACAAAAAGGAGAGCTGGAATTATGACTTTGGACGAGGTTATTAACGCAGCTGAAGTTTTCCGGGACCTGAACGCATTTGACTGTTCGGTGATGGTATGTGACATTCAGGGGAAAATCCTTCATTATGTGCCGGCCACTACATTTCATGCCAATGTAAAAATCGGTGAGATTGCCAAAGGTGGTGCGATGCTGGAATGTATTAAAACAAAGCAAAAGGTTGTTAAAGAGCTGCCGAGAGAAGTATATGGCATTCCCGTGAAGGCTATTGTTAGGCCGGTATTTGATGAGAACCAACAGTTTATTGGCATTATCGGCACGGCCATAAGCATGCACACCCATGAAGTACTGCAAAATGCTGCCCACACTATAGCAGCTACTGCTCAGCAACTGAGTGTTACAGCCGAAAACTTAACGGTATCGGCTAACAAGCTGGCAGAAGACCTGACCAATGTACGTTTGGGCGGCGAACGGGTATTAGCTGATATTAACAAGACGACAGACATCTTGCGTTTTGTCAGTGATATTGCGGCAAATTCCAATTTATTGGGGCTAAATGCAGCCATTGAAGCGGCAAGAGCCGGCGAATATGGACGGGGGTTTGCTGTTGTGGCGGAAGAAATTCGCAAGATGGCTGCCAATAGTAGCAACTCAGTCAAGGATATTGCCGCCATTTTGAAGACCATCCAGCGCGATACCGGTTATGTGGTTGACACGTTAGCAAAAACAGCTGAGTTAGGCAGTCTGCAGGCGGCAGCCACCTGCGAGATTTCAGTTTCAATGCAACAATTGGCTACCACTGCAGCCGATGTGCAAAAAGTTGCAGAGATAGTATAGATAAAAATTTATTTAGAGGTGAATCAAATGGCTGATGTAATGACTGCGGAAGAAAGAATTGTGGCTACCATTAATCTTGAGCCGGTGGACCGCGTGGTTTGTGCCCCTATCATTGAACAATATGCCGGACAATTTGTGGGGATGACCAACAAGGAGTTCCTGTGGAACTGGGATAAAGCCCAGGAGGCTATGCAAAAAGTATGGGAGGCTTTTCCTGTCTGGGACAGCAATGCTTATATGCTCCACGGGCGTATTGGGCCGGTGGCCACTAAATGCGGTCCGGGGCGGTTTAGAATGCCCGGTAAGGAATTGGCTGACAATGCACAGTACCAAATTCATGAATTCGAAGCAATGACCCGGGATGATTACTCCATCATCAAAGAAAATGGGTTTATGGAATACCGTCTGACTTTTCTGGAAAGAGCTCATCAGGTAAACCGGGAGGAAGTGCTGGCAGGTATGCAAGAAATGGCCCGGCTCCGCCAAGATGAAATTGACCGCAGCCAAGCCCGTGGACAAAGTTTAACCTGGGGCGCCATAATGGGCGTACTTCCTTTTGACAATCTTTCCATGACGCGTTCTATGGACCGGTTTTATAAAGACATGTTTCAGATTGGCGACCAAGTGGAAGAATTATTGTGGATTATCAATGACGCCATTATCGCCGGTTGTGAAGCAGCCGTGAAGACAACCGGCAATAACCGGGTGTTTATTGGCGGGGTCAGAGGCGCCGGTCAGTTTATCGGCAAGAAGCATTTTGAACGGTTTGTCTGGCCCCAGCTCAAAGTGATGGTTGAGCGGCTGGCGGAAAAAAATATTGTGCCTATTCTGCATTTTGATGCCGACTGGACAAAAAACCTGGAGTATTTCTTAGATTTGCCGAAAGCTAAATTTGTGCTTGAGTTGGACAGTGCCACCGATATTTTTAAAGCTCACGACATCCTGAAAGGACATTGTTCTATAAAAGGGGATGTAAGTCCGGCGCTGTTTACTGTGGCATCTCCCAGTGAATTAGACGAGTACGCCAAGAAACTGCTTACTACATTCCGCAATGGCGAAGGACTGATGTATTCTTCAGGCTGCAACCTGCCGATGAACGCCAAGCACGAGAATGTTAAAGCTTTCTTTGACGCTGTAGAAAAATACGGGCGGTATAACTGAACAATCAATGCAAAACAGTTTCACAAATATGTGGGACTGTTTTGTATGTTCAATGGTTGCTAACAGCTGGTTTCAGAATGCGTTGTGACAGTTAAAATAAAAGGCAAGAGCAAGCAGGAAATTTGTCACTTTGTGTTGAACAATGCTGGGACATGTATGCTCAGAGAGGGTGATGTTGTGCCGCGGAATACTAAGAAAACGGGGCGTAATTATCAACTTGCCAAACAGAATCTGGATCAGATTTTTGATAAGTTGCCTGATCCAATATTTGTAACTGACCAGTACGGTAATGTATTGCTTTCCAATTCGACGACTGCCTTGACGCTCGACATGTCTTTGGATCAGCTCCTGAAGTCTAATATACGTGATCTTGTTAATAAAGGCTATTATACAAAATCATATGCCTTAGAAGCTGTAGAAAAAAAGTGCGTTGTAAAAGGAGAATTAACTACCAGGCTTAACTTTAAGCAAATGTCTACCAGCACCCCCATCATGGACGATGAAGGAAATGTTATTCTGGTTTTGACAACAGGGAGAACGATAGATATTGCCGACAAATGCACAAGTCCGGAAGAACGTGAGTTAATCAACCGCCGCAAGCGGGAAATGGAGTACCTGCGCAGCTATGTGTTAGATACTGACACAATTGTAGCTGAGAGTAAAGCCATGCGGCAACTGCTATTGCAGGCCCACGCCGTAGCTCAGACAGACAGCACTGTTGTTCTGTATGGCGAGACCGGTTCCGGCAAGGAAATTTTGGCCAAGTACTTGCATCGTCACAGTAAACGGGCCGGTGAACCTTTTATCGCAGTAAACTGCGCAACCTTTCCTGAACATCTTGTCGAATCAGAATTATTTGGTTATGAAAAGGGAGCTTTTACAGGTGCAAATGCTGAGGGAAAAATAGGCTTGTTTGAAGCTGCCCACCGTGGCACGCTGTTTTTGGATGAGATTGCCGAACTCCCGTTCTCCCTCCAGTCTAAGCTCCTTAGAGTTTTGGAGACTTATGAAGTAAGGCGCTTGGGGAGCCATGTGGACAGAAAACTTGACTTCAGGCTGATTGCCGCAACTCATAAAGACCTGCAGAAGATGACTCAAGACGGGACTTTCCGAGCAGACTTATATTATCGTCTTAATGTGATACCTATTCATATACCTCCGCTTAGGGACAGACCGGAGGATATAGTGGCTTTATCTTTTAAATTTCTTGAAGATTTCAAAAAAAAGTACGGGCCGGAAATTCAGCTAACTCCTGATACTTTGGAATCATTCCGGAAATACCATTGGCCGGGAAATGTGCGCGAATTGAGAAATGTTGTGGAGAGATTAGTAATCAGCGGTTTACAAAGCGATTCTTCCGAACAGCTTGTTCTTGATACTCAAATTGACGGAATAGTTTCTCAATATGACTATTTCCGGTTAGCAGGGCTTAACGGGACATTAAAACAAGTCATGAGAGCCTTGGAAGAACGGTATATTTATCAGGTATTGAATGAATGCGGCGGGAGAATTGGCGAGGCTGCGGACAAGCTGGGGATTTACCGTACCGTTCTTTACCGCAAATTAAAGGCATTTGAACGCGAGAGAAATGCGGCAAAATAATTAGGTCTAAACTGGATGTACCGGTAGGGGTACATCCAGTTTTTTATGTTTTTGAATAGTACCTGTCAAACCGCAGAAGACTACGATGTCGGGCCTCTACCCCGAAGAAGCACCGGAAGGAAGATTGCCACGCTACGATGCTGTAATGCCTAACTAAGCACTATTCAATGACTTTCTGCTTCAAATATGGTCTCATAGGCGACGGTGCCCGCAATGAACGGAAAATTGTACAGTCCTCTATCGTCATTGCGAACGTATGTGAAGCAATCTAACGTTGCCTTTTGACAACTATTCATTTCGGAAATTTTGGCCTGTCTGGCAGTAAAGATTAGATGCGATGTACCGGATTTGGTACATCGCGTTTTTTGAATTTTTAAAAATGTCGCATAAATGGTACTTAACAGAATTGCCTAAGAGAAAGTTGCGGGCAAAAGTCTTGTGATATTGCTGGATAATTAGAAAAAATCCTTATTGGCATAAAATTTGCTTATATAGTATAGCGAATCATCTGAACAAGTTGAAGGGGGCTATGAAGCGTGTCAAAAATAATAACTGCCGATCAGGCAGCAGCATTAATTCCGGATGGCGCCACTGTGGCTGCGACCGGCTTTGGTCTTGCGGCCTGGGCTGAAGAAATTGCCCAAGCTATTGAAAAGCGGTTTGTGGAAACCGGCCATCCTCAGAACATAACTCTAACCCATGCTTCGGCAATCGGTGACTGGAAGGAACGGGGGACAACCCGCTTGGGTAAAGAGGGACTTGTCAAGAGATGGATTGGCGCTCATATCGGGTCGTCTGCCGGGATGTCCAAACTGCTGGCTGAGAACAAGATCGAAGCCTATTGTCTGCCACAGGGGGTTATTGTCCAGCTATTCCGGGAAATAGCCGCCAAACGTCCGGGACTGATAACGAAAGTGGGTTTGGGGACCTTTGTCGATCCCCGTGTCGATGGCGCTAAAATGAATTCGGTGACGACCGAGGACATTGTCAAAGTTGTCGAGTTCGAAGGCGAAGAGTGGCTCTTCTATAAAACCTTTCCCATTCATGTGGCCCTCATCAGGGGTACGGTAGTTGATGAAAACGGTAACCTGACGATGGACAAAGAGGGCGTCCTTATGGAAGCGCTTCCTTTGGCCCAGGCAGCAAAAAATTCCGGCGGTATTGTTATTGTACAGGCCGAATATCTGGCAAAGGCCGGCTCTTTACATCCCAAGCAAGTGAAAGTTCCCGGCATTCTTGTTGACTATATCGTAGTGGCAACAAAGCAAGAGTGTTGCTGGCAGACAGAGGGGCTGTATTTCAATCCGGCATTTGCCGGAGATATCAAAGTGTCATTAAACAGCATTCCTGAATTGCCCATGAACGAACGAAAAATTATTGCCCGCCGTGCAGCCATGGAATTAGCGCCTAACACCATTGTCAACCTGGGTGTTGGTATTCCCAGCGACGTTGCCGCCATTGCCGCGGAGGAAAGTGTAACAGATATGATGACATTAACGACCGAAGCCGGCGGTATCGGCGGTGTTCCTGCCAGTCTGCCCCATTTCGGCCATTCCTACAACGGTGAAGCCGTCGTTGAGCACCACTCCCAATTTGATTACTATGACGGCGGCGGCATTGACGTAGCCTTCCTGGGGCTTGCCCAGACCGACAAAGACGGCGATGTCAATGTCAGTAAATTCAAGGGCCGCCCGATGGGCTGCGGTGGCTTTATCAATATTACCCAAAGCTCGAAAAAAGTGGTTTACTGCGGCTCGTTTACCGCCGGCGGTTTGGAGGTAACTGCTCAAGACGGTAAGCTGGTCATTGTTAAGGAGGGCAAAAATAAAAAATTCATTAACAGCGTCGAGCAAATAACCTTTAGCGGTAAATACGCCCAGAAAGTAAAACAGCCGGTAGTCTACGTCACCGAACGCGCCGTATTTACTCTGGAAAATGGGCAAATGACCCTGACGGAGATCGCTCCCGGCATTGACATGGAGAAGGACGTCCTGGCGCTAATGGACTTCAAACCGGCTATTTCGCCGGATTTGAAAACCATGCCCAGCGGGATTTTCCAGCCGAAGTGGGGACAGCTCAGACAGATTATCGAAGCCAAAACGAAAGGTTGATGAAAACATGGTTGACATGTCGCTTACCCCTCAGCAGCAGAAAGTGCAACAGTTGGCCCGTGAGTTTACGGCTAAGCATATTATTCCGGTGGCCGGCGAATGGGATGAAAAAGGCGAATTTCACGAGTTTATTCTGGAAGAAGTCAAGAAAGCCGGTCTGAATTGTATGGCAGTGCCGACAGAGTACGGCGGTCCCGGCTATGACTCTGTCACGCAGTCCATTGTCGCCGAAGAATGGGGCTATGGTTGCGCTGCCTTTGCCACCACGCTTGGCGGTAACGGACTGAGTTCCTATCCGTTGGCCATTGCCGGCACTGATGAGCAAAAGAAACTGTACTACGGACGGCTGGTGGCCGGCGGTATGGGCGGTTTCGCCCTCACCGAGCCAGGCGCCGGTTCAGACGCAGGCGCTTGCGCTACCACTGCCAAATTGGACGGTGACGAGTGGGTACTTAACGGAACCAAATGTTTTGCCACTACTTGCGGCTATGCCACAATTATGGTTGTCTTTGCTTCTACCGACCCTAGTAAAGGGGTTAAGGGCTTAAGCGCGTTCATTGTAGAGAAAGAGCGCGAGGGAGTTATCGTCGGCGCAGTGGAGCATAAAATGGGTATTCGCAGTTCCAATACCGTAGAACTCATCTTGAAAAATGTGCGAATTCCTAAGGACCACCTGCTGGGAAAAGAAGGCGAAGGCATGAAAATTGCCATGAAAACACTGGACATGGCCAGGCCGATCGTGGCTTCGATGGGGGTAGGTATTGCCCGCCGGGCGCTTGATGCCGCTATTAAGTTTGCCAAAGAATATTTGGATGTTAATGGCAAACCTATCGGTACCCATCAAGCTGTTGCTTTCAAACTAGCCGATATGGCTACCCAGGTGGAAGCCGCCAGACAGTTGGTGCGTAACGCCCTCCGCCTGAAAGAGGCCGGTGTGCCTTATACCAAGGAAGCGGCCATGGCCAAGACCTTTGCCACCGATACCGCTATGCGTGTGACCGCAGACGCAGTCGAACTAATGGGACATTACGGCTATTCCAAAGATTCATTTGTGGAAAAGCTCATGCGTGATGCCAAGGTCACCCAGATCTATGAAGGCACCAATCAGGTTCAACGGATGGTTATATCCGGGCTGCTGCTTAACTCTTAAGTAAGCGGTAGCAGAAAGAATAGGAGGGTAACGCATGAGTTATGCATTGACAGAAGAGCAACAACTGATTCAGCAAACTGCCCGGGAATTTGCCCAGGAGTATGTCGGGCCGGTTGCTGCCGATATTGACCGTACCGGCGCGCATCCGGCAGAAATTGTTCAAAAGATGGCTGAACACGACTTTCTCGGGATTTTTATGCCCGGTGAAGTTGGCGGCGCTGAGGCCGGGTACCTCAGCTTTGCTTTAATCATCGAGGAACTGTCCCGCGTAAGCGGCGCGGTGGCGTCCATCCTGATTAATCATGCCGCGCTTGCTGCCTACACCATCAACCGGTGGGGTTCATACCGGCAAAAACAAAACTACTTACCGGCCTTATGTCAGGGTGAAAAACTGGGAGCTTTTGCCCTTTCCGAGCCGGGAGCGGCTCCCGGAGCGGGCGAGTACAAAGTCGTGGCCGCTAAAGACGGTGACAATTATATTCTCAACGGGCGCAAATGCTATATTGCTAACGGCGGAGTAGCCGGTGTCTATATTGTGTTTGCTTTAACCGACCCTGAAGCCGGCGCCAAAGGGATGAGCGCTTTTATCGTCGACGGTAAAACTGCCGGATTATCGGTCGCCCGGAACATTGAAAAGATGGGGCTGCGCGGGTGCCAGTCCGCCGAACTGGTATTTGAAAACGTCACAATTTCCGCAGACAGCCTGTTAGGAGCCGAAGGAGCAGGTATGGCCGTTGCAACCGACGCTCAGGCAGTCGCCAGTGTCGCCGAAGCCGCCATGGTGGTCGGCATTGCCCAGGCTGCTATGGATGATGCGGTGAAATATAGTAAGCAAAGAATTCAGTTCCGCCGTCCAATTGCCAGCTTCCCGGCCATCCAGACCATGTTGGCGGAAATGGCGACAAATATTCATCTGGCCCGTTTGGCAGTTTATGATGCTGCCAATCTGATTGACAGCGGCCGGCCTTTTGCCACTGAAGCCGCTATGCTGAAGCTGTTTGCCGCCCGTATCGGCCAAAGCGCTTTGATTGACGTTATCCAAATCGAAGGCGGTTATGGCTACAGCCAGGAAATGGTCGTTTCCCGGCTCTATCGTGATGTAAAAGGAGCCGTTATTAAGGCAAGCTCAATGGATTTTCCGGAAAAGGTAATTGCCGGTGCCTTACTTGCCTAACTCAAATATGATTATGCAATCAAAATGAACGGGGAGAGGGTGTTTTACCCTCTCCGGCAGAAGAAAGGGGAAAACCATGCAGAAGCTTCTTGTCTGTTACAAATGGGTACTGGACGAACAAGACATTAAAGTTACCGGCGATTTGTCCCTCGACACCGGCCGGGCTAAGTACAAAATCAGCGATTATGACAAAAACGCCGTTGAAGCAGGAGTGCTCTTGGGAGAACAGCATGGCGTCAGCGTTGAAGCCCTCACTTTTGGTACTGCTGCGGTAAAACAATCTTTGAAGGACGCCTTGTCCCGGGGGCTGGACAAGGTGTACTGGATCGGCGATGCCGCGGCTGAACAGGCAGACGCTTTTGTGACCGCTAATATACTGGCCGGCGCCATTAAAAAAGCCGGACCGTATGACCTTATTCTTTGCGGCGAAGGCAGCGCCGACTCCTACAGCCAGCAGACGGCTCCCCGTCTGGCCACCCTTTTAGGTATTCCGGCCATTACTTTTGTTCGGCAGCTTTCAGTGGCCGACGGCCGGGTAACTGCCATCCGCAAACTGGGCGATTGCACCGAGGAAGTGACCGTAACCGGTCCGGCAGTGATCAGCGTTTTGCCGGAAATCAACAAACCCCGCATACCTGGCTTAAAGCAGGTTATGGCTGCCGCTAAAAAACCTTCGGAAGAAGTAAAAGTGGCTGACCTGGGTCTTGCTGCCGGCGAATTGGCACCCAAAGTACGCAGTTTGTCGGTGAAAGGCTATGTCATGGACCGGAAAAAAGTCATCTTTAAAGAGGCCAATCAAGCCGATAATGTTGCCAAGCTAGTTGCCAGTCTTGCCCAAGAGGGCCTGTGCTGAGGAAAGGGGTAAAGAACATGCCGGGAATTTGGATATATTCAGAAGATAGCGCGGTTGCCAGACAACTCCTGACCGCCGGCCTCGAACTCAAAAATGCTATGAAACAGCCGGTTGCCGTGCTTACGCTAAGCGGTGAAGAGGCTCAGACTTTTATTGACGCCGGTGCTGATAAAGTATATGTGGTAAAAGGAAGCAATCCATGGCCTGAAAGCTACGCGAACGCCGTGGCCGATCTATTGACCAAAGAACAAGCCGGTGTATTGTTGGTGGGCGGAACTATGCGGGGCAAAGATTTGGCTGCGAAAGTAGCCGCCAGCCTGAAGGCCGGTCTTGTTACCGACGCCCTGCGTGTTGCCTGTGCCGGCGATGGCATTGAAACCACCCGCCTGGTATATGGCGGGCTGGCGGTGCGGACCGAAACGGTAACCCTGCCGGCGCTGGTTACCATACCGCCCCGGACCTTTGCTGAAGCAGCTGTGCAAGGCACCGGGCAAGGAGAAGTGGTGATTGTGGAAGTGGCTAATGACGACAACCGGGTCTCGGTAACGAATGTTTGCCCCATTGTCCGTCAAGGCGCCGATATTGCTGCCGCTGACCGCATAGTTTGCGTGGGGCGCGGCTTAAGTAAAAAAGAAGACCTGACCATGGTAGAAGCCTTGGCGGCGGCGGTTGGTGCGGAAATCGGCTGTACCCGCGGTATCTCCGAAGATTATCGCTGGCTGCCTAATGACCGTTATATCGGTATTTCCGGTCAGAAAGTCAAGCCGGAACTCTATATTGGGCTGGGCATTTCCGGTCAGGTACAGCATGTGGCAGGCATCCGCGACGCAAAAGTCATTGTTGCCGTTGACAGCAATGAAAAAGCCCCGATCTTTGAAGCGGCTGATTATGGCATTGTGGGGGATCTCTACGAAGTTGTGCCCTTATTAACCAAAGCGATGCAAAAATAGGCTGGCAATGCCGGTTTATACAGGGGGTTTACAGTATGTCAGCTGAAGAAAAATTTGATGCCATAATTATCGGTGCCGGTCCGGCCGGTGCCGCTTGCGCCTACGTGCTTGCCAAAGCAGGGAAAAGTGTCGTACTGGTGGAACGGGGGGCGAGTGCAGGGAACAAAAACGTCACCGGCGGGCGTCTTTATACCTATGCCCTGGAATTGGTCGAGCCGGGTCTGTATCAGGAAGCGCCGCTGGAACGCAAAGTTGTCCGGGAGCAAATCATGATGCTCGGCCAAAACGGCGCAGTTACCGTGGATTACGCCGATTATGGTTTTGGCGAAGAAATTCCCCAGTCCTACTCGGTACTGAGAGCTCCCTTTGATGAATGGTTTGCCGCCCGGGCCGAAGCTCAGGGGGCTATGATGGTTCCGGGAATTCTCGTGGAGGAACTGATTGAAGCCGATGGCAAGATTGTCGGGATCAAGGCCGGCGACGATGAAATTTATGCAACTGTTGTTATAGCGGCTGACGGGGTTAATTCCTTTATCGCTCAGAAGGCGGGATTACGCGGCGATATTACTGCTCATACCGTAGGTGTTGGCGCCAAAGAAGTGATTGAACTGCCGGAACAGGTTATTGAGGACCGGTTTAATCTGCAGGGGGGAGAAGGCGCGGCCCGGGTGCTGATTGGCTGCTCAGACGGAGTGCTCGGCGGTGGTTTTCTCTATACCAATAAAAAAAGTATTTCTTTGGGGGTGGTGCTCAACCCAGAAGATCTGGCCGGACAGGGGAAGAAAATCCATGATATTCTCCAAAATCTAAAAATGCATCCGGCTGTTTACCCGTTGATTAAAGACGGTATGACAATAGAATACGGAGCCCACCTGGTGCCGGAAGTCGGGTATCAGGCCATGCCCAAAAAACTCTACCGGGACGGGTTGGTACTGGTAGGCGATGCCGCCGGTATGGTGGTGAACAGCGGGACCATCCTCCGGGGAATTGATTTGGCCATTGTCAGCGGGGTGGCAGCAGCACGGGCCGTCCTCAAAAACGACGGAGAAAGTAATATTGGGCCGGCTTATGTTGCCGAACTGGAAAACCTTGCTCTCATCCCGACCATGAAGCTGTATGCCAATTTTCATGAACTGCTGAGCAACCGGCGAATGATGTCGGTATATCCCAATATGGCTAACGACATGATGAAAACACTGTTCACAGTGGACGGCAAACTGCCTGAACGCATGGATAAAGCCATGTTAAAGGTGCTGAAGAAGCATGTTACCTTCGGACAATTAATTGCCGACGGCTGGAGGGGGGTTAAAGCCATATGACAATAAAGAAACTTTCGCCTGAAGAGCTTCTGGGACTGAACAAATTTGCCGTAGATGAAGAAGAGCCGCATATTGTGCTTGATAAAACCATTTGTGCCCAATGTAAAGAAAAGCCGTGTCTGGTTGTTTGTCCTGCCGTATTATATACCCTGAAAGACGGGGAAATGAATTTTGACTATGCAGGCTGTTTAGAATGCGGCGCCTGCCGGGTGGTGTGCAAAAACAAAGGAATTGTTAAATGGACCTATCCGCGCGGCACCTTTGGTGTTGCCTTCCGTTGCGGTTAATGCCGGTTTGAAGAGTCAACACCGTTATGAATCCGGTCAAGGTCCGGCCGGAGGCATAACGGTGTATAAAAAGAATTACCCAAAAATTCCGGCATTAATTGACTAAATATATTTAATTGCGTGAGGGGATTGAAACAATGGAAAATAAGCGACAGTTCTATGGCTGGAAGTTGGTAGGAGCTTTATGGTTTCTTTACCTCCTGAACATGGGTTTTCCGCTTTACGGCGGCGCAGTCATCAATACGTACATGCTGAAAGAAATTACAATGGACCGCAGTGTTTACGGCATGGGCTTTACATTACTAAATTTTTTCGTAGGTGTGCCCTCCGTTTTAGTTGCTGCCGCTATTGGAAAATGGGGTGTCCGGTCAACTTTTGGAATTGGTTCGGCCCTGATCCTCATCGGAACATTATGGATGGCCTTTGTTGCCTCCCAGCCGTGGCACTATCTTGTTGGTTTCGGGTTTATTATCGGTTCCGGTATTGGCTTTGGCACGATTGTACCTCTATCCACGGCAGTAACCCGGTGGTTTAAACGTTATCGCGGACGGGCGATGGCAATTACCTTAACTGCTTCGGGGTTTGCCGGGTTCCTGGGAGCACCGCTTATGAACAAGGTGCTTGCCGCTAACGGCGG is a window of Sporomusaceae bacterium ACPt DNA encoding:
- the fixX gene encoding Ferredoxin-like protein FixX; this encodes MTIKKLSPEELLGLNKFAVDEEEPHIVLDKTICAQCKEKPCLVVCPAVLYTLKDGEMNFDYAGCLECGACRVVCKNKGIVKWTYPRGTFGVAFRCG